One genomic window of Punica granatum isolate Tunisia-2019 chromosome 1, ASM765513v2, whole genome shotgun sequence includes the following:
- the LOC116211732 gene encoding uncharacterized protein At5g65660-like: MMESPDLSPPHVDASRPSLGFPLGTALLLIIIFSLSGIFSCCYHWDKLRSLRRSYSDEADPEYDPEQPPSKPIAANLDLHKEDGQSLPVLMPGDVVPKFIALPCPCEPLKEEKLAPTAPKPPPKLPRIAVPLY, translated from the exons ATGATGGAGAGCCCGGATCTTTCGCCGCCGCATGTCGACGCCTCCAGGCCTTCGCTGGGGTTCCCTCTGGGCACTGCCCTgctcctcatcatcatcttcagcCTCAGTGGGATCTTCTCCTGCTGCTACCACTGGGACAAGCTCCGGTCCCTCCGCCGTTCCTACTCCGATGAAGCTGATCCCGAGTACGACCCCGAGCAGCCTCCATCGAAGCCTATAGCCGCAAACTTG GATTTGCATAAGGAAGATGGCCAGAGTTTGCCAGTGCTAATGCCGGGGGACGTGGTCCCGAAGTTCATCGCGCTGCCATGCCCGTGCGAGCCGCTGAAAGAGGAGAAGTTGGCCCCGACAGCTCCGAAGCCGCCTCCTAAGCTTCCTCGAATAGCTGTCCCTCTGTACTAG